In Helicobacter pylori Shi112, the genomic window CCCTATCGTGGTCAATTCTTCTATGAGCGGCAGTTCTAATGAAGACATGGCCAGGAGTTTAAAGGCCGATGATTTCATCTCCAAGTCTAACCCCAAAGACATACAGCGAGTGGTTAAGCAATTTTTGGAATCAGCATGAAAAAATACAGCGCTATCCCCACCCCTTGCTATGTGTTAGAGAGCGAACGCTTAGAAAAAAACGCCAAGATTTTAGAAATCGTGCGCCAACAAAGCGGGGCAAAGGTCTTGCTCGCTTTAAAGGGGTATGCGTTTTGGCGTGAGTTTGGGATTTTAAGGCAAAAATTGAACGGGTGTTGCGCGAGCGGTCTTTATGAGGCTAAGCTCGCTTTTGAAGAATTTGGGGGGCGAGAGAGCCGGAAGGAAATTTGCGTTTATAGCCCGGCTTTCAAAGAGGCTGAAATGAGCGCGATCTTACCCCTAGCGACAAGCATTATTTTTAACTCTTTTTACCAATACGCTACCTATAAAGACAGGATTTTAGATAAAAACAAACAATTAGAAAACTTGGGCTTAAGCCCCATTAAAATGGGTTTGAGGATCAACCCTCTTTATAGCGAAGTAACCCCAGCCATTTATAACCCATGCTCTAAAGTGAGCCGGTTAGGGGTTACGCCTAGCGAGTTTGAAAAGGGGGTTAAAGAGCATGGGTTAGAGGGGGTGAGCGGGCTGCATTTTCATACGCATTGCGAGCAAAACGCTGACGCTTTGTGCCGGACTTTAGAGCATGTGGAAAGGCATTTCAAGCCTTATTTAGAAAATATGGAGTGGGTGAATTTTGGTGGGGGGCATCACATCACTAGGAGCGATTATGATGTGAATTTGCTCATCCAAACGATTAAGGATTTTAAAGAGCGTTATCATGATATAGAAGTGGTTTTAGAGCCTGGGGAAGCCATAGGGTGGCAATGTGGGTTTTTGATCGCAAGCGTGATAGACATCGTTAAAAACGATCAAGAAATTGCGATTTTAGACGCTTCTTTTAGCGCTCACATGCCCGATTGCTTGGAAATGCCTTATCGCCCTAGCATCCTTAAAGTTTCCGTAGAAAATGATGAAGAGCTTGTTGAAGTTGAAAAGGGCGAAAATCAAGGGGCGTTTTCTTACTTTTTAGGCGGTCCTACTTGTTTAGCGGGGGATTTTATGGGGAGTTTTAGCTTTGAGACGCCTTTAAAAAGGGGCGATAAAATCGTGTTTCAAGACATGCTCCATTATACGATTGTCAAAAACAACTCGTTTAATGGCGTGCCACTCCCAAGCTTGGCTAGATTGGATCAACAAGGGTTTAAAATCCTTAAAAACTTTTCTTATGAAGATTATAAAAACAGAAATTAAGGCTTTTGATTAGGGCTTTTTGGGGCTTGTAAAAAGGCTTACGCACAACATTCCAATACCAAGCCCGGCCAACACCGCACCAGTGGTGTGCGCGTCTAAATAAATGCGAGCGAGCATGGTTAAAGGGACTAGGGGCAAGAGCCACCAGTATTTTTTAAAAGAATAACGGCGCATTAAAAACGCCACCGCCAAACCCACCATAGACGAATGCCCGCTTGGCATGTTGAAATTACCCCCATAAGGGCGCTCGCCCAAACGCTGATCATTGATCGTTGCATTATTTAAGGCTCTTTTGGTGGTGTGCGTGAGAAGAGTTGTAGCGATAGAGGCGTTAGCGACTTGAAAAAGCCCTATCGCATCTCTTTGAATTAAAGGGATGGCCACAGATAAAATCGTAGGGATAAAGCGCGCGTAATGCTCGGTGAAATGAAACACCAAAGGCACGCTTTTGTGTTTAGGGACTTTAGGGAAAGGTGCAAAAATGCCCAATAAAATCAAGCCCAAACTGAGCGCTAATAAAGTTTTAGAAAAGCTTTTAGGCAGGCTTTCACAAAATTTTTGTTTAAATAAGAATCTTTTCATGCGTGTTATTTTACTCTTTTTTGTGTTTAAGCAGGTCTAAAGAAGGGCGATAAACAGCGCTAGGGTTTTTAAAATCTTCAAACACCCCTAAAATGCTATGGAAAACAACATTTTGATTGATTGGGGTTTGGGTCTGAATGATGGAATGCTTCTCTTTGAAAGGCTCATTAGCATAAACGATAAAGGGGATCTCGTATTGTTCTTTGGGGGCGATGCTTTTAGGAATGCCATGCAAATAATACGCTCCTTCGCCCAAACTTTCGCCATGATCGCTCAAATAGATCATTAAGGCGGGCTGTTTGGCATTTTTGAGCATGCTAATGATCTTGTCTAACAGATAGTCGTTGTAAAAAATGGTGTTGTCATAGGCGTTAATCAGGCTTTCTTTGGAGCAAGAAGACAAATCAGCGCTTGAGCAATAGGGTTTAAACACCCTAAAATTTAAAGGCACTTTATTGTCATAGTTGGGGCCATGCGAGCCTGCAAGGTGTAAGATGAGTAAGACATTTTCATTAGAGTGTTCTTTTAAAAGGTCAGGCAAATTATAGAGTAAGGATTCATCATAAGGAGCGATCGCTTCACAATTGGGGCATTTTTGAATCAATTCATAGTTTTTAAGATAGCTTGTAACCTTAACATTCTTTTCGCCGTCATTCGCACTATACCAAAAGACTTTGATACCGGCTTTAGTCAAGTAAGTCGGTAAATTTTCATAAGCGTTCAAGCTGTTTTTAAAAGAAGAATCTAAAATGCATTCCAAACTCGCGGTCGTGTAAGTGGCGCAAGAAATGGCGTCAAAAAGAGTGAGTTCGTTATCGGCTAAACGCTTGCTTAATTTTGGGGTGGTGGGTTTTTTATAGCCATAAAGGGCGTAATTATGCTTCCTAGCGCTTTCGCCAATGACTAGCACCACAAACGAATGAGAACGATTGGGCGAAAAAAGAGGGAGCGGTTTGATAGTGGGGGCGAAAAATTTAAGAGCGCTCACCCTAAAAGCGTTCACGCTATAAGCGAAGGGCAAAATTAAGCCCCCTATGAATTTCGCATGCTTGTCAAACCACAGCCAATTTTTAGCGTTCATTAAAGCGCTAGCGATAAAGATAAACACTAGCGCCAAGATCGCTAAAAAGGGCGCTTTTTTAGAAGAATTTTTAAGGGGGATTTTATAGATGACATAGCCAGGCAACACCCCAAAAACAACGATAACAATGAATAATTTAACGCTCAAAAAGCCTAAAAGCTCATGCGTATTGGTGTTTAAGACATTACCCATCATGCTTTTATTTAAAAACACCCCATAAGCGCTAATGAAATAAAAAGCGATGGAATTGAGCAAGCTAAAAACAATCGCGCTTAGGCGCATCAAATGGATAGAGATCAAGCCTAATGTTAAAAAAAGAGTGCCATTAACGCAAAAAAGCACAACAACAATCATGGCTATAAAACTAACCTGGTTGCTTTCTTTATAAACATAAGCGAACAAAGGGAAATGGTATAAAACGCCAAAAATAAGGCTATAAAGCAAACCGGCTTGCAGACAACTTAAGGGCTTTAAAAACTTCAAATGGAATAATGGTGTCAAACACGCCCCTTAGAATCAATCAATCTTAGGATTATATCGTAGGTATGGGGATTTTATGGTTTATTTTAAGACTTTTAGGGTGGCTTGCAAGAGCTTTAAAGCGTGTTTGCTACAAGATTTTTCACGCTCCATGGTTAGGATATGGGGCAAATGAGGGGCATGGCATGAAGCGTAAAAGTGGGAAGCGTAAAAATAGCAAACGCTCTTTTAAACCACTTGAAATTTCTTTTTCTTGGTTTAAGGTAGTGTTTTTGAGGGAACGCTAATTTATGAAAAGATTAAAAAGAGTTAAAAGAAAAGCCCGTTAAAAGAAGCGGATTAAGCCCCCTAAAAAGAGGGTTTAAAAAGGGGTTTAATGCGAGCTTTTAGTAAGCAAACACATAGTTGAGATACACGCTATAAAGCCTTCTGTATTGCAAGGTAGTGCCTAGCAAAGAATAGTAATTCGTGTTGATCGTGGGGATCTTCACGCCTAATTCCATGCCATGTTGCGCGGAATGATCAGCACCTCTTCTCTTATTTCTAGCGAGATTGGTCCTTAAGCCCAGATTGAATAAGAATTGGAAGTTGGAGGTGTTGATTTTAGCCTTATAGTAGTTATTCACATTCGCCAAATTCACGAATTGAGAATTAAGCCATGAAGTCCCTGCTAGTTGGATACCGCCAAACGCACCAAAAGAAATTTTATTGTGTTTAGTGGCTTTATCGTTGATGAAATTCACTAACAAATCGCTCCCCACGCCATAAGTCCAAACATCAGAAGAGGCGTTGAAAAATTGGGATTTATTATAGGTGTGGTTGTAATCCACAAAGCCGTAGTATCTTGCACCCCATCGTTTGTTTTTCCCAAAGAATTGCTTATAGCCCACTTGAAAGCCAATCCCATTCATCGCGCCGTTATTGGTGGTAGAAGCGGCGATTAGCCCGGCGCGTCTGAAAGGGTTACTGCCTAACTCTTGAGTCCTAGATTGCACTTGAGAATGGATATTGGAGTCAATGTAGTAGTTATCCTGTATGCCTTGCGGGCTGTTAGGGTTAGTTTTTTTGCTCACCACATTTTGCAAAGATTGAGCGTCAGGCAAGCTTGAAATGGCTGCTGTGATGCTGTCATAATGTTCGCCTAGCTTTTTATACTGGCTGCTGAAGTTCGCTAAAGTGTAGGCGAGGTCTTGCGCGTTATGGATTTGCTGTGCTTGGTCGCCAAAATGAGCGATGCTGTTTTTTAGATTCGTTACGGTCTCTCCCACATACGCGCAGCCGGCTCCCCAAGTGTTAGAAGTGACCGTGCCAGATGGCGTGCCACGGAGATGGCCATTTTGCACTTCATGACACACCCCTAAAGAGTCTTTCACGAACGCTGCAGGGATTCTTTCAAAGTCCTTCACCACTGCTTGGACGCGGTTTAAAATCTCCACTTGCGCTCTAGCGTTAGCGAACATGCTTTGAGAAAAGTCAGCGTCTTTATAGGGGTTGAATGCTTTCCCAGTGTCCAGGTTGTCCTGGTTTTGCGCGTTTGTGGCAACGATTTTGGATTGCTCTACGGCTATTTGAGCGTTTTTGATCATGTCTTGAATCGCGCTGATTTCATTTTTAAAAATCCCGCACGCGCTCCCATCGCCTTTCAAATGTATTCCTTCCCATAAACTACCACTGCTTGCACCACCTTTACCACCATTATTGATCCATGGGCATGCGCTATTAAGGGTAGTTATAATGGTGCTAGCCTGTTCTAAAAGAATTTGAGCGTTATTTTTTGTAATAATTTCTTCTTTATTATTATTGCTATTGTTGCTCCCATTGATTGTAAATTTAAGTTCGGTGTTGGTGTCGCTTAAGGCAGGAATATCCTTCCCACTTGCTCCAAAAGCCTTTTGGATGATTTGATAGGCTTTATTGATTTTCGCGTAATTTTCAGTGGATATAATACTATATGGTCCTGGTTCATATCCAGTAGTGTTACAAGTAATGGTAGTCCCTCCCCATTGATTTGTTGGTGTGTTTTCAAAGGTTTGAACGCCCCCATTTTTGTTGCTGTCTTTGCCAGGGCCACAAGGGCTGATCGCATAGCTCATGACTTGCCACAACCCCGCTGCCGCATTGAGCGCTAAAAGCACCGCTTGATACGCCGGGGAGCTAGCTTTATCACTGATTAAATTCTTCGCGCTCGCATCCAAATTAGTCCTTGCGTTATTGATAGCGTTGGAGTCGGTGGACTGCCTGATGAGAGTGTTTAGGGCGCTGTAACTCGTTAAAAGATGGTTCAATCTTTCATAGCTATCTGAAAGATCTTGAATGCCTTTAGTGTTTTTCACCATTTGAGAGGATTCACCGATTTGATAGCCCGCGCTCACAAAAAAGCCGTTGTCTTCAGCGCTTAAAGTGGAAACTAAAAGCGAACCTAAGGTTAATGACAGAAATTTTTTCTTCATGTTTTCTCCTTTACTTCTTGAAATAAGATTGATTTTGTCCGTAGATCTTGCGGAAATGTATATTTAAGTAATTCCATATCGCAAGCTTTCGTTAATATAGTATAAATTAATGCGATTTTGATATTAATTAGGCGTTTTTGCCCTTTCAACAAAAAAAAAAAAGGTTTTTGTAGCGTTTCTAAACAAATATTAAACCAATAAAGGTCATTTTAAAAGGAATGAGGTTGTTTGAATGGGGGTAGTTACAAAAAGGGGGTTTTTAACTTTGATGGTTTTGGGTTTGCTGTAATTTATTGTAAGAATGATTTCTTAAATTTTCTTAAGAGAGGTGTTTTGCAACCATTTTTTCCAAAAACTCAAGGGTTTGCTTGTAAAAGTGGGGTTAAGTTTTGGTTGCATGCGGTTAAATTACCGCTCGCTTGGTGGCGAGACGCTTCGCTCCTTTAAACAAGCTTTGAAGCGTTTCTTAAAGCTTAACCAACGCTCTAATCACGCTCTATTCAATACTCTATAGGGCAAAGCCTTAATCCCCTACATAGACTTGTCTTGGGCGCGTGATCCTAGCTTGCGGGCTTTTGACATGCTCTAAAAGCTGAGCGCACCAGCCTACGGTTCGGCCAATGACAAACACCGGCGTGAAAAAACGCACCGGGATTTTTAAAGCCCTTAAAATCGTGCCGGAGTAGAAATCTACATTAGGGTAGAGATTCCTTTCAATGAAATACTCGTCTTTTAGCGCGATTTCTTCCACTTTCGCAGCGATTTCGCTCAACCTCTCGTCCATCTTAACGCCTTTTTGGTGCAGTTCGTCTTTTAAGCCTTTTAAGATTTTTGCACGCGGATCGTAGCTTTTATACACCCTATGCCCAAAGCCCATGAGTTTGAAATTGTCGTTTTTGTCTTTCACGCGTGCAATATATTTATCCACATTTTTCACATCGCCGATTTCTTCTAATTGCAAAAGCACTTTTTCATTCGCTCCGCCATGCAAATGCCCCCATAAAGCGCTAATGCCCGCGCTTATGGCTGCATAAGGATGCACGCCGGTGCTAGCGACATTCCTTACCGTGGTAGAAGAGGCGTTTTGGCTGTGATCAGCGTGTAAGGTTAGGATTTTATCAAAGGCTTCCACTTCTAGGGGCGTGATTTCCACTTCGCCTTGAGTGGTGTGTTTTAATCGGCTATAAGGATACCCTCTTAACATGAAAAGGATATTTTCCACATAAGAGCGTGCGATATCCGGATAAATAATGGGTGCTCCCACTTCATTACGATAGCAAATAGCCGCAAGCGTGGGGATTTTAGCGACAATCCTTCTAGCCATAGTCTGGTAATCTTCTTCAGTGTGCATGTTTTGGTGCGTGGAATAAAGGGTGGATAAAATAGACACGCCGCTAGAGAGTTTCGCCATAGGGTGGGCGTTAGTGGGGAAAGCTGAAAACATGTTTAACAAGCTCTCATGCACAAAGCTTCTGTGGCGCAATTCTAATTCAAATTCCAAGCTTTCTTCTTGATTTTTAGGCAATTCCCCTGTGAGGAGCAATTTGCACACATCTACATATTTGTATTTGGCGACTAAATCTTCTATTCTATGCCCTCTGTAATACAATTCGCCTTTTTTGCCATTGATATAGCTGATCTTAGATTGGCACCCGGCGGTGGAAGAATACCCTGGATCGTAAGAAAAAAACCCGGTCGTTTCAAAAAGCTTGGAAAAATCCACCGCTTTAGGCCCACGAGTGCATTCAATCGTTTCAAATTCATAGCGTTCATTATTTTCATTATTGATTAAAGTAACAGACATTTGGCTTCCTTAAGTTTTTAGAATGATAGCACTCCATTATAAGCCAAAAAATTAAATGATTTCTTTTTAAAAACATTGCGTTTTTTCAAGTTATTTCCAATCGCTACTTTTAAACACGCATTCAAAAAAGATTTTTAGGGGTTATATAGTATTTTTGCGCTAGTATAGTTGCTTAAATTTTATAAAAAGGATAAGAGATGGCTTACAACCCTAAAATCTTACAAAAGCCTAAAGAGGGTGAAGAAATTACGATTAAAGACAACAAATTGCATGTGCCAAACCACCCCATTATCCCTTTCATTGAGGGCGATGGCATTGGATCTGATATTACCCCGGCGATGATTAAAGTCGTGGATAGCGCGGTTCAAAAGGCTTATAAGGGCGAGAAAAAAATCGCATGGTATGAGGTGTTTGTGGGCGAAAAATGCTATCAAAAATTTAAAGATCATAAAGAATTAAGCCCTGAAGAGCAATGGTTATTACCGGACACTATTGAAGCGATTAATCATTATAAAGTCTCTATTAAAGGGCCTTTGACCACGCCTATTGGTGAGGGGTTTAGATCTTTGAATGTAGCGTTACGCCAAAAAATGGATCTGTATGTGTGCTTGAGACCGGTTAGGTGGTATGGGAGTCCGAGTCCGGTTAAAGAACCACAAAAAGTGGATATGGTGATTTTTAGAGAAAATTCTGAAGACATTTATGCGGGCATTGAATGGCAAGAAGGCAGCGCGGAAGCGAAAAAACTCATCCATTTTTTACAAAATGAACTAAAGGTTAAAAAAATCCGCTTCCCTGAAAGCAGCGGCATAGGGGTGAAACCCATTAGTAAAGAAGGCACAGAGAGGTTGGTTAGGAAAGCGATTGAATACGCTATTGATAACGACAAGCCAAGCGTAACTTTTGTGCATAAAGGTAACATCATGAAATATACTGAGGGGGCGTTCATGAAATGGGGCTATGCGCTCGCTCAAAAAGAATTTAACGCTCAAGTCATTGATAAAGGCCCATGGTGTTCTTTGAAAAACCCTAAAACCGGTAAAGAAATCATCATTAAAGACATGATCGCTGACGCGTTTTTGCAACAAATCCTCTTACGCCCTAGCGAATACAGCGTTATTGCGACCATGAATTTGAACGGGGATTATATCTCTGATGCGTTAGCGGCGATGGTTGGGGGTATTGGTATCGCTCCTGGGGCTAATCTCAATGACACAGTGGGCATGTTTGAAGCCACCCATGGCACCGCTCCTAAATACGCCGGGCTAGACAAAGTCAATCCGGGGTCTATTATTTTGAGCGCGGAAATGATGTTAAGGCATATGGGCTGGGTGGAAGCGGCTGATTTGATCGTTTCTGCGATGGAAAAAGCGATTAAGGGCAAGAAAGTCACTTATGATTTCGCTCGTTTAATGGATGGGGCTAAAGAAGTGAAATGCTCTGAATTTGCTAGCGTGATGATTGAAAACATGTGAAAGAGCGTTTTTTAAGCTCTTAAATGGTGTTTGGATGCGAAAAAAGGCTAATACTATCATAAGGAATGAAGTTGATAAAATTTGTGCGTAATGTGGTTTTGTTCATTTTAACGGCGATCTTTTTAGCGCTCATGCTCTTAGTGAGCTATTGCATGCCCCATTATAGCGCGGCTGTCATTAGCGGGGTGGAAGTCAAAAGGATGAATGAAAATGAAAACACGCCCAATAATAAGGAAGTAAAAACGCTTGCTAGAGATGTCTATTTTGTGCAAACTTACGACCCTAAGGATAAAAAAAGCGTAACCGTTTATCGTAACGAAGACACGCGCTTTAGCTTCCCTTTTTATTTTAAGTTTAATTCGGCTGATATTTCAGCCCTCGCTCAAAGTTTAGTCAATCAGCAAGTGGAAGTGAAATACTATGGTTGGCGGATCAATTTGTTTAACATGTTCCCTAATGTGATTTTTTTAAAACCCTTAAAAGAGAGCGCTGACATTTCAAAACCCATTTTTAGCTGGATTTTATACGCTTTGCTGTTAATGGGCTTTTTTATCAGCGTGAGCTCTGTCTGCACTTTATTTAAGAGCAAAGCTCATTAATTCTTTTAGGCTTTGTTGGAAAATCACAATGGGGTTATTGGAGCGTTCGTTAAAAAGCTTAATATAGGGCAAACTGACGCTGTGAAAAGCGGCGTTGTTTTCCCTCAAATTGATAGCGATTTTATAGTCTAGTTGGTGGGATTTCAATAAAAAATCATTCAGCAAACAATCATTAATCAAGCCCAAATTATCATGGCTAATCACAAGTATTTTGGCTTTTAGTTTTAGGGCAAGATCTAGCATGTTTTCTTCTAAAGTGATAGGCACGCATAACCCCCCAGCCCCTTCAACGATGACTAAATCGTAAGTTTTGGTGAAATTTTGGAGGCGTTGGATTAAATCATTCGTGTCAATAGGGGCGTTTTGGTTTTCTTCTTGTTGGGCGATGAGAGGGGCTGAAGCTTTAGCGTAACGATAGAATGAAATGTCTTTTAAGGTTAAAGAGCGATCTAAAAGGCGGTTATCTTGCAAGAATAAATGCGCATCGCTAAAGTGGTTGGTTGTGTCATTAACGCCTGTTTCAATGGGCTTTAATAGAATCGTTCTAACGCCACAAGCGTTGCAATATTGGGCTAATAGCCTAGCGCATGTGGTTTTTCCGGCATTAGTGTTAGTCGCGCTGATAAAGAGCATGGTTTAACCTTTAAATTGATACGCCCCATCAAAGATTTGAGCTGTCAATGCATTTTTGGTTTGTGGCAACTTCACATTATCAAAAATGAAACTTAAAATATTGTGGAGCGAGTTATACAAAACCTTGTCAATTAACGCATAAGTCAGTCTAACGCTCTCTGCTTGAGCGGTTATGATGCTTTTAGACACTCTTGGGCTGATATTATCAAGTTGCACCGCTAAATCTGAGATAAAGCAATAGCTTGCATCGGTATCTGTGGTGTTAGCAAGCACCTTAGCTAATAGTGTCTTACTCACTTTTTCCTTTTTTGAATTTTCTACCAAGCTCCTTTGGCACAAGAACACATTCTGGAATCTCATCAGTAGGCGCTAAAAAGTCATAGCTCGATCTTATTTTTATGCCCTTTTTTGAGCCATATTATAGCGCTTTATCCTTGAGCTTTCATGAGGTAATTAGGGTTTATTTGGTATAATATCAAAACTTCATTTAAGGTTGGTTCTTATGAATATTTTATTTGGGATTAGCGACACGCAAGAATGTTATAACGCTATTAAATTCGCTGTCAAGTTAGCCCATTCGCTTAAAGAGGTCCGTTTCACCTTGTTGCATGTGAGCATGGAAGTGTTTATTTATAGCGAAAGTGGGATGATGGATTATGGCCAGACAGAAGCCTTAGAAGAAGAAAAAGCTAAGGCTTTGTTAAAGCAATTTGAAGACGCTTTCAAAAAAGAAAATATAGAGTGCGAGAGCGTTCTAAAAAGCGGCGATTTGATTGATGTGGTCTTGGATATGGCGAAGGATTATGATTTGTTATTGATCGGGGCGAGCGAATCTAATTTGTTGTATCGTTTGTTCATTTCGCACCAAAATAGCCTTGTTGAACAATCCAGTATCCCTGTTGTGATCGCTAAGTAGCATGGATGAGCAGCATGAAAATGTATGACATACCCACCCCCACCATGGCGCAAGTGATCATGGTTGATGACCCCATTACGACAGCGGAATTTGTCATCTCTGCTTTGAGGGATTTTTTTGACAAGTCTTTAGAAGAGGCTCAAGCTCTCACATCAAGCATCCATCGTGATGGCGAGGGGGTTTGTGGCGTCTATCCTTAT contains:
- a CDS encoding DUF1523 family protein, which translates into the protein MIKFVRNVVLFILTAIFLALMLLVSYCMPHYSAAVISGVEVKRMNENENTPNNKEVKTLARDVYFVQTYDPKDKKSVTVYRNEDTRFSFPFYFKFNSADISALAQSLVNQQVEVKYYGWRINLFNMFPNVIFLKPLKESADISKPIFSWILYALLLMGFFISVSSVCTLFKSKAH
- the icd gene encoding isocitrate dehydrogenase (NADP(+)) — protein: MAYNPKILQKPKEGEEITIKDNKLHVPNHPIIPFIEGDGIGSDITPAMIKVVDSAVQKAYKGEKKIAWYEVFVGEKCYQKFKDHKELSPEEQWLLPDTIEAINHYKVSIKGPLTTPIGEGFRSLNVALRQKMDLYVCLRPVRWYGSPSPVKEPQKVDMVIFRENSEDIYAGIEWQEGSAEAKKLIHFLQNELKVKKIRFPESSGIGVKPISKEGTERLVRKAIEYAIDNDKPSVTFVHKGNIMKYTEGAFMKWGYALAQKEFNAQVIDKGPWCSLKNPKTGKEIIIKDMIADAFLQQILLRPSEYSVIATMNLNGDYISDALAAMVGGIGIAPGANLNDTVGMFEATHGTAPKYAGLDKVNPGSIILSAEMMLRHMGWVEAADLIVSAMEKAIKGKKVTYDFARLMDGAKEVKCSEFASVMIENM
- the nspC gene encoding carboxynorspermidine decarboxylase — its product is MKKYSAIPTPCYVLESERLEKNAKILEIVRQQSGAKVLLALKGYAFWREFGILRQKLNGCCASGLYEAKLAFEEFGGRESRKEICVYSPAFKEAEMSAILPLATSIIFNSFYQYATYKDRILDKNKQLENLGLSPIKMGLRINPLYSEVTPAIYNPCSKVSRLGVTPSEFEKGVKEHGLEGVSGLHFHTHCEQNADALCRTLEHVERHFKPYLENMEWVNFGGGHHITRSDYDVNLLIQTIKDFKERYHDIEVVLEPGEAIGWQCGFLIASVIDIVKNDQEIAILDASFSAHMPDCLEMPYRPSILKVSVENDEELVEVEKGENQGAFSYFLGGPTCLAGDFMGSFSFETPLKRGDKIVFQDMLHYTIVKNNSFNGVPLPSLARLDQQGFKILKNFSYEDYKNRN
- the eptA gene encoding phosphoethanolamine--lipid A transferase EptA translates to MTPLFHLKFLKPLSCLQAGLLYSLIFGVLYHFPLFAYVYKESNQVSFIAMIVVVLFCVNGTLFLTLGLISIHLMRLSAIVFSLLNSIAFYFISAYGVFLNKSMMGNVLNTNTHELLGFLSVKLFIVIVVFGVLPGYVIYKIPLKNSSKKAPFLAILALVFIFIASALMNAKNWLWFDKHAKFIGGLILPFAYSVNAFRVSALKFFAPTIKPLPLFSPNRSHSFVVLVIGESARKHNYALYGYKKPTTPKLSKRLADNELTLFDAISCATYTTASLECILDSSFKNSLNAYENLPTYLTKAGIKVFWYSANDGEKNVKVTSYLKNYELIQKCPNCEAIAPYDESLLYNLPDLLKEHSNENVLLILHLAGSHGPNYDNKVPLNFRVFKPYCSSADLSSCSKESLINAYDNTIFYNDYLLDKIISMLKNAKQPALMIYLSDHGESLGEGAYYLHGIPKSIAPKEQYEIPFIVYANEPFKEKHSIIQTQTPINQNVVFHSILGVFEDFKNPSAVYRPSLDLLKHKKE
- the bioD gene encoding dethiobiotin synthase, whose translation is MLFISATNTNAGKTTCARLLAQYCNACGVRTILLKPIETGVNDTTNHFSDAHLFLQDNRLLDRSLTLKDISFYRYAKASAPLIAQQEENQNAPIDTNDLIQRLQNFTKTYDLVIVEGAGGLCVPITLEENMLDLALKLKAKILVISHDNLGLINDCLLNDFLLKSHQLDYKIAINLRENNAAFHSVSLPYIKLFNERSNNPIVIFQQSLKELMSFALK
- a CDS encoding citrate synthase; amino-acid sequence: MSVTLINNENNERYEFETIECTRGPKAVDFSKLFETTGFFSYDPGYSSTAGCQSKISYINGKKGELYYRGHRIEDLVAKYKYVDVCKLLLTGELPKNQEESLEFELELRHRSFVHESLLNMFSAFPTNAHPMAKLSSGVSILSTLYSTHQNMHTEEDYQTMARRIVAKIPTLAAICYRNEVGAPIIYPDIARSYVENILFMLRGYPYSRLKHTTQGEVEITPLEVEAFDKILTLHADHSQNASSTTVRNVASTGVHPYAAISAGISALWGHLHGGANEKVLLQLEEIGDVKNVDKYIARVKDKNDNFKLMGFGHRVYKSYDPRAKILKGLKDELHQKGVKMDERLSEIAAKVEEIALKDEYFIERNLYPNVDFYSGTILRALKIPVRFFTPVFVIGRTVGWCAQLLEHVKSPQARITRPRQVYVGD
- the lpxE gene encoding lipid A 1-phosphatase LpxE, producing the protein MPKSFSKTLLALSLGLILLGIFAPFPKVPKHKSVPLVFHFTEHYARFIPTILSVAIPLIQRDAIGLFQVANASIATTLLTHTTKRALNNATINDQRLGERPYGGNFNMPSGHSSMVGLAVAFLMRRYSFKKYWWLLPLVPLTMLARIYLDAHTTGAVLAGLGIGMLCVSLFTSPKKP
- a CDS encoding ATP-dependent Clp protease adaptor ClpS, whose translation is MKMYDIPTPTMAQVIMVDDPITTAEFVISALRDFFDKSLEEAQALTSSIHRDGEGVCGVYPYDIARHRAAWVRDKARELDLPLKLLVEEIR
- a CDS encoding universal stress protein → MNILFGISDTQECYNAIKFAVKLAHSLKEVRFTLLHVSMEVFIYSESGMMDYGQTEALEEEKAKALLKQFEDAFKKENIECESVLKSGDLIDVVLDMAKDYDLLLIGASESNLLYRLFISHQNSLVEQSSIPVVIAK
- a CDS encoding SabA family sialic acid-binding adhesin is translated as MKKKFLSLTLGSLLVSTLSAEDNGFFVSAGYQIGESSQMVKNTKGIQDLSDSYERLNHLLTSYSALNTLIRQSTDSNAINNARTNLDASAKNLISDKASSPAYQAVLLALNAAAGLWQVMSYAISPCGPGKDSNKNGGVQTFENTPTNQWGGTTITCNTTGYEPGPYSIISTENYAKINKAYQIIQKAFGASGKDIPALSDTNTELKFTINGSNNSNNNKEEIITKNNAQILLEQASTIITTLNSACPWINNGGKGGASSGSLWEGIHLKGDGSACGIFKNEISAIQDMIKNAQIAVEQSKIVATNAQNQDNLDTGKAFNPYKDADFSQSMFANARAQVEILNRVQAVVKDFERIPAAFVKDSLGVCHEVQNGHLRGTPSGTVTSNTWGAGCAYVGETVTNLKNSIAHFGDQAQQIHNAQDLAYTLANFSSQYKKLGEHYDSITAAISSLPDAQSLQNVVSKKTNPNSPQGIQDNYYIDSNIHSQVQSRTQELGSNPFRRAGLIAASTTNNGAMNGIGFQVGYKQFFGKNKRWGARYYGFVDYNHTYNKSQFFNASSDVWTYGVGSDLLVNFINDKATKHNKISFGAFGGIQLAGTSWLNSQFVNLANVNNYYKAKINTSNFQFLFNLGLRTNLARNKRRGADHSAQHGMELGVKIPTINTNYYSLLGTTLQYRRLYSVYLNYVFAY